Sequence from the Prinia subflava isolate CZ2003 ecotype Zambia chromosome W, Cam_Psub_1.2, whole genome shotgun sequence genome:
TCTACATACTGCAATACCACATAAGAGAAAGGAGATTCTCTTACCTCCGTTGTCTTCCATACCTCCAATTCCTTTGCCAGCTGATTTCCAAATATCGTAGGACTATTTTTGAAACCTTGAGGCAGCCGAGACCAGGTGAGCTGTCTCTTTCTTCCAGTGTCGGGATTCTCCCATTcgaatgcaaaatattttctgctttccaatgCCAGAGGGATGCAGAAGAATGCATCTTTGTGATCAGTCacagaaaaccatttaaatCTTTCTGACACAGATGTTAACAATGTGTACGGGTTAGCCACCACTGGGTGGATGTCCTTTACTATTTCATTAATAGCTCTCAAATCTTGTACTAACCTGTACTTCCCATTTGGTTTTTGTACGGGAAAAATTGGAGTGTTGTATTCTGACTCACTTTCTTGTAAAATTCCTTGGGCTAGGAACTGAGTGATCAAAGGTGCTACCCCTTTTCTTGCTTCCAATTTAATTGGATATTGTTTTACCCTGACCGGTTTTGCCCCTTCTTTCAGCTCTACCACCACCGGCTCCGCTGCTTTGGACCGTCCTGGATTTCCCGTTTCCCATACCCAGGGAACTACTGCATCTTCAATTTCCTTAGGTATTGGAGAGGGGTCTACTTCTTTAATCACAAAAAGCTTAGCAATCTCCTTTTCTGGGAACTCTAATTTTACCCTACCTTGTTCAAAGGATATTTTGACATTCAAAAATGACAGTAAATCCCTTCCGAAAAGATGCTTAGGGGAGTTGggcatatataaaaattggtGATCCCACTCTTTTCCTCCAAATTTTAAGTGTGAAGGCTGCAAAAAGGGTCTTTCTTCTACTTGCCCTGTTGCCCCCACTACTTGTATGGTAGTGTCACTCAAAGGTCCTAACCGTTTATTCAGAACAGAATGGGTAGCGCCTGTATCCACTATAAATGCCTGCTTTTTCCCATCAACTTCAAGCACCACAGTCAAACCTTCTTCTAGTCAGCTCTGATTCTGATAGTTGCTCAACACCAATGTCTGGGCAACCCCTTCTGGATTCATCGGGTAACCCCCTGAATTACCGGAtacccctcccagcccagctttcACAGGACACTCATTTTTCCAATGTCCTATTTGTCGGCAGAAAGCACATTGATTAGAAGCAAGCCCCCCTTGTTGGAGTCCTGGGGAAACCATCCCTCTTCCACTTGTTCCCATGTTTTGAAAtcctgcccttccttgccctcgGCCCCGTCTGAAGTTACCTCTacccctccctctcccagcattcgtttgctgcagcacagctaaCAGACTCGCTTGTTGCTTTTTGctagcttctttttctctgttattaTAAACCTTCCAAGCTATCTCTAGCATTTTATCCAAATCCCGAGTATCTTGTCcctctaatttctgcagtttcttaCAAATATCTTCCTGGGTCTGACCCAAAAAGATTAAGGCAAGCTGCAATTTTCCTGCTTCACTATCAATTTCCAAATCTGTGAATCGCCTGGCTGTTTCTTTAAGTCGTTCTAAAAATGCCGAGGGTGATTCATTCTTATCTTGTCTCACTGAATACAATTTTGACCAGTTTAGTGTTTTGGGCATTCCAGTCCTAATTCCCTCCACTAACAACTCCTGATATTCCCTGATAGATTCCTTCCCCTCATCCCTATTCGGATCCCACCCTGGATCATCACTAGGCACCAAGTCTCCCAAGGTTCTTCCGCCTGGATACAGCCTGATCATTTCCCGAGCACGCTCTTTCATTGCCCGCAGCACCATCTCCCTCTCGGTGGAGTCCATTAAAGTGTCTAACAAAACTTGCATATCGTTCCAATCTGgattctgtgttttaataatCATTTTAACTACCCGCGCCACTCTCTCAGGATTCTCACGGTAACTCCCTGCTGACTGTTTCCATATTACCAGGTCTCCTGGGGAGAAAGGCACTTTCACAAGCACTTTCCCTCCTTGAGGTCCCATAGCTTCCCTTAAGGGAGCAATAAGCTGGGGTTCCCCATGATTCTTCCGTCCTTGCCTAGTTCGTGCTGCAAGCGGGGTGTTTCGCCGATTTTGGGGAGAAACAGGGGAAGGGGTTGGGGGACGCACAACAACCCTCTTAGCATTCCCTGGCATTACTGTTATATTTgccacctcctcttcctcctcttcctcatcttcctcatctACCTCATCTACACTGCTCTCCGGTAACGCGGGATACAGGGAGGAATAAGGTGAaacagaggggagaggggagacagcaggaggaggtgagacAGTAGAAGACGCTGAGGCAGCAGGGGATGCTGAGGCGGCAGGGgatgctgaggcagcaggggagggtggGGCGGACGGCGCTCCGGGTGACACCATTAAAGACAAATCTTCCTCTGGTCGAGAGGTCAAGGCTAAGCACTGAACACATTTAGATCCCCCTTTACAGCCCCCGCACCCAGATTCCTTCATCTCCAATACCATTATTCCACATTCAGTCTGCCACTCCTTTTTACTGCGCAGTAAGTAAAACAAGTCCAAATACTGTACTTCatcccatttttcattttcctttaaatactgCATTAGTGAATTCAGGGTATCATAATCCACAGTACCATTTTCTGGCCATACCGGCCCCTCTCGCTCATATTCCGGCCACCAAtgattacaatattcaatcattTTATCTTTATTCATCTCTTGGAAAAACCTTTCACTCTTCCACCTTTTCAATAAACATCCTAACGGAGTATTTGCAGGTGTACCCTTAGAGAACTGAACCATAGACTTGAGAGCTCCAAATGGCATTTTGAACCGATTCCACCTACAGCCGTACAACAAATCAACAACAACTAATGTGCAGCAGTGTACAAAACAATAGTCACCCAAATCAATATTGACAATTCAACAAATCAATCACACCATATATTCGCACTCACACAGCAAGTAAATACCAGAATAAAATACCAGACCAATACCAGACCAATACCAACTTGCCGCTTCTCGACGCCGCGAGGGGCAAGTGCCGGACCTGCGCAGCTTTCGCCGCGTCTGACAGCCGGCGTCTAGGCTTCCCAGACCAACCAGACGTCTTAGCCCAACCCGGCGAGGATTGCCACCTCGGCTTATGGGCAGGcacccaaaccagaaaaataaagcacctTCGGGCTTACCTTTCGCAGTCGTCCGCCAGGCGCAGGGGTCGGGCACGAGCCGATGACTCCCCGAGAATCACTCGGTGCCGGCGTGGAGTGGATCGAAACGCGAACCGCCCCTAGTCACCTTCGGAGTCCTGCCGCGGTCGCCAGAAAACTGTTGCCCGAtccgaagaaaacacaaacaactaaaGTTGTTTATGCGGTGCTTTAttgagggccctgggagccgTGGACTAGCGTCCAAGATCAGAGCCCCATCTTACAGAAAatttacagggtttttatatgtttctttacatgattTCTTAATCACTACAACATCTTACTTAATTCTATCGCCTGGTACTGTTATCTTCTTGACATTTAGGTTCTTGCCAACAGGTACATTCCTTAGATAAGTGATTATTCCTTAGATACATTGCTTACACTACAAATTTAACTATGATAGTTCATTTGCAGGTTATATGCGGCCTATCAAGCCTTAGCATGACTACTACGACTAATGTCAACTATAAGGTTCTCTACTAGCTAGATACACTTTATTTCAATCAAATGGCAACAAAACCATTACTCCCTTTGAAAATCCAAGCCTAAAGTGCTTTGAGAACTGAAAATCCATAACATTTTGTAATGATATTTATGAAGAAAAGTATAAAATTTAATTCACTATCCTGGCAAGACCATTGTTATaaccaagaaaaatatttcatatatatttgtCATATATCGGTTTTAAGCTTCCTCTAACAAGCAATGTATGTCAAAGACATGTTTGGCTGAAGAGGCTGAAATGAAATTTGTTGGGCTAAGACCTATGGAACCAGTCTGACAGTGTTTATTTCCTATGTAGAAATTAAACCACCAAGTTTGTTTCTGAAGCTCAGAACATTCTACAAGAAAAGctcctggagggaaaaaaaaaaaaatcaagtgccAGGTATACGCAAATATAGAGCACACAATAGCTGCAGACCTTCTGTGGTCTTCCAACTATTCCAGTACCTCCAGTGAGGCTCTAGAAAAGCACTGTTCTCTGGACTGACAAATAGAGCACAGGACATGTAATCAAAATACTTCTGTTATCACTGCTCCGGAGGGATCgctgctctggcagcactggcaaTTAGCTGCACAGCTCAGAGGGGATCCCTGAACTGCCATTGACTTTGCCAGATGACTGGTGCTCAACTTGAACGACACTCTGATACTAAGACTATAACCACTGAGGGCCTGTTTCCCCCAGCCCTTCTAACTAAGAGCATGCTGAAAGCcttctgtttgccttttctAGCCTGGCAGAAGGTCCTTGCTTGCTTGCCATGCTGGACCAGCTCTGAGTCTTGGCAGTGTGGCCAGTATCTCCTCTCCTgagttctttctcttctgaCCACAGAGTGAGAAGAGAGCAGTTGAGTGGCTCATTAACCAGCAATTAAGTCCACAGCTCTTGCTGTTGTTAGGGTCAGGATCCACATGAAGTACTGGAAAGCTTGCAGACACACCAAAGAGAGCATCCCCACCAAGAATAGGTGTGTTCTGCTGCTGGGTTGTAGAAAGCATTGAATATCTATCTGGCTGACAGAAACATGGGCTCCTGAAAACATGAAGCCAGAGAGAATATGAGGTTTCTGTGGCTGAGATCAAATGAGTCAGCTACAGTCTGGCAATGCAACACAGGCATTTCTTACTTCCCATGAGAAGAGAGAGATCTGTACATAAGATTTCTGGGTCTGTCAGAAGTTCTGTCCTGCTCTGAAGGAGAGAGGCATTTCCACTGTAATGCAAacgctttttttttctttttacaggaTACAGCTAAAGATGCACGTATAAAACTGTAAAGATTTGAGAACAGGATTCACAAGAATAAGAAGTTTGAGAAGTTTTTTTTGACATATTGAGATTGTTACAATTGTCCATCCTGCACAAAAGGCAAactatttttattcagaaaaatacagtctggaaagataaaaatggaaattaattcaGCCAAATATTGTATTATGACAACAGACTGGTAGGAACATAAAGTGGTTTTTGGTCTTAAGTCCAGCAATCACTCCCCTGGCAAATGCTGTGATAAAGACTGTTTATATGAAGTGATGAGCGGGCATATGTTCACTTGTTCAAAGAAGGTGGACACCAGCTGGTGTTTTCCACTAATTTCTTTCTCAGGCAAGGAAAAGTTCTCTATTCACTTAAGTAACAGTCCGATGTGATATTAGGAACCAGGACTTCTCTAAGCCATCTTCTGTTCTTCATTATAGTGCATTCCCTGGAATGATGCAGGAGAAAGCTCAAGAATTCAGAAGTACAGCAGCCTTTGGAGTCAGGGCCTGGATTGTAGCTTGTCTATTGATAGATAGGGCCTTGTGAGCACACAGCAAATGGATGGGCCAGGTTTCAGTTAAAGCTTGTCTTGGATGCTGGTAGATGATTGTTTGGGCTCAAACACTTTGCTTGGGTATAAAAGCTGGGGCCAAGACATGTGaccatggagaaaaaaagggcCAATATATTGCATATAGATGAAGGCAGTTATGCCTCTGACAGACTGCTTCCTGAACAAACAAATGTCACATGGATCAAATCTGTTCCTGTCTGGCTGTAGGCCAAATCAATTTCAAGTCCAAGACTGCTCCAAGCTTACAGGTACTTTATACATGACCACAACCTAAGCCAGCAGCTGCTTAGAGGGTGACCACAGAGCAGGATGTGTCAGAAGAATAGCTGTACACAACCCACAAAACTTAACTTGCTCCAGGTTTCAGATGCCCGTTTTGGAGTGGATCCAGTTTCGATAGTAAGTCACTCGTGTGTATACTCCTGGTTTATTTGGCTTGCCACATTCATCTCCCCAGCTCATTATTCCCACAAGATACCAGATTCCTCTGGAATTTGCATGCACCAGTGGCCCACCAGAGTCACCCTAAGGGGAAAAATGTCaacagataggaaaaaaaagtaaacagtgTTCACCTCACTCACAGActcaaattctcaaattcttATTACAATtgacagatatttttctgtagACCTCAGTTATAATTCAAATTTCACACAGTTTACTGACAAGAGAGAGGCTCACAGCCTATGTCTAATTCAGTCTCTTCCAGTCCACACCCTCGCATCTGCATTATCTCTGCATTGTATATAAACCTCATGCAAACTGAAGTGCAGACTCCAGTGCATGAGCCTCGAAGCTCTTCATTTGTATCTATCGAGATACTGAAACTCATTAACTTAAGATTGCCCAAAGTACAATTTATTTCTAGAAAACATCACCTTCCATCCcacctatttattttttactactACCAATAGACTTACCTGGCAAGCATCCACCTGCCCCTCCAAGTATCCAGCACACAACATTCCAGGTGTTATCGCTCCACCGTACACTTGTCTCCTATTACAAACCTTCGTACTTATAATTCTCACTTCTGCTTGTCGAAGCTGATTAACACTATAGCCTAGAAGGAGAAGTGGCATTAGAATTTGCAGACAGGTTAAGCAACATAAAAAACTCAAAGATTAGGAGGATTAGGAGTAGCCAAATTTTCCTGCCACTTTTCTGCCATCACAGGCACTTAAAGGAGCTACCCAGAAAATGTCTCAGGATTCAGAAAGTTCCCCCCACTGCTGAAGTTCCTTCACTTGTTCCCAAGCATAACTCCTATCAGTCTTTCATCATCACCAGATGCTCTTTAGCATAATGGACAAATGGAATTTTGTACATATTTCAGTACTGCATTCAACTGTAGGCTATATGGTATGTCCTTGCTATCATTGAAAAGACCCATTTGGTTAACTGCAGCATAGCTTTGGGTGATCACTACACACTACGAGGGTCTCCCATGAAACACAACCTATATAGTTCAGTGGCCCTCACTGATTTATAGTCTCATCCTCTCTAACCTCAATGACACAGACTAATTTGAAAGAAGCTCATTCAAATCACAGGATGAGGACTCATATATGACCAAAGGAAGAATAACCGATGAAAATTGTCATGGTGCATctacagaaaatctgaatagCAAAAGAACTCATGTCAGAGCTAAATCCAGAGGGACTGGAGAACAGAATGTATTCAACTAGTGCTGTGCATGCAGCAACTAAGAAAAGCTGCTCTTAAATCCTGTAAGACTAACCTTCAGGGTCTTCCCCCAATTTCCAATCCACTGACCaagccagaaaaaaagcagcaaactaTTTCCAAAGGTCTCATTGGGACATGCACCTATTAAACACCAAGTCTAAGGAActcaaaatcaacaaaaaaacccaaaaaactaaTATCAGTCTTCTCAGGCACATGTgtgacagggcacagggaggcaaGACACTCACCATCATTCTCCAAAGCTCCCCACCCAGTGACAGAACAGGAAATGTTGTCTAGAAAAATGTGAGATGCTTCAGGAAGGCAGACACTGTGCATGTCACTTGTGAACTCAATAGCAGAGGCAAGTTCCACAACAGCCACATTATATTCATGATCAAGGAGATGGTCACCATATCTCTTGTGAACAATAATTCTCCGGAcaaattttttctgttttggaggTCTCAGCAGAATTCCAAAGCTGTCAGTCCACCTCTGAGGATCTCTTACTCTGTAAGATGTTTGAGGTTATGCCAGAGCCACAAAAAACATCTCTAAGGGAGCTTAGGTCTCCATTTAAGCATCAAAAAGCAATGTGACCAGGTTTGCCAAAGGGGAAGAGTAAAACTTCATTATCTTTCAGCAGATACAGTTATTAGGGGGTCACAAAAGGTCAGAGCACTCAAGAGTCCTAAGGCCTGTAGGATCAGAGAGGTGCTGATGACTTACCCTCTAAAGCAGTGGGCTGCAGTCACCAGCCAGGTGTTACTGATGATTGACGCACCACAGCGATGGGTCCCATCGAGCTGAATACTCGcctgccatggccattctcCCTCCTGTGCATGCTGCCCACCAGTTATTCTTTCCACTCCTGAGAAGGAGAATGCCTGTCTTCGTATTCCACAGCCTGTCAAAGaaaaggcagctctgctttAGCTGACTGAAGGCCCTCATGGCTGCAGTCACAGGTGAAACAGGGCAGGAGTCTCTGTCAAGAGACAGCCTTCACCTCAAGCAGGGAAACCAAGTGCCATGGTCACAAGTGTCTCAGGATAGATGCAGGGTAAACAAAGAAGTTTGTAGAGGCGTCAGTGCTTTTTCATTAAGCCAGTTTTCAGAGACACAAGCCCATATGAACTCCCATGGGACCTGAAGGATGTGTATctgagaca
This genomic interval carries:
- the LOC134563451 gene encoding transmembrane protease serine 11E-like — protein: MLRCCTVCCGVQDGGSPREKSFLLASQWYPEVMIQMDRAIRRIEPWKIAVVVSVIVGLALIIGLLTFLLCHDQDRYYNASFLITNVDYNPQYERQTTDEFRNLSKDIETMISEAFRGSFLSKRYIRSHVVSLSPDPVGVLASVVLVFKFPSADSEATTWGQVSRVLLRRLKATSMYLHVDQSTIRLTELNKEKGDNLLNNCCGIRRQAFSFSGVERITGGQHAQEGEWPWQASIQLDGTHRCGASIISNTWLVTAAHCFRGVRDPQRWTDSFGILLRPPKQKKFVRRIIVHKRYGDHLLDHEYNVAVVELASAIEFTSDMHSVCLPEASHIFLDNISCSVTGWGALENDGYSVNQLRQAEVRIISTKVCNRRQVYGGAITPGMLCAGYLEGQVDACQGDSGGPLVHANSRGIWYLVGIMSWGDECGKPNKPGVYTRVTYYRNWIHSKTGI